CGCGGCGAGCGTCTTGGCCCGCTCGGCGCCGCGGACCTGCTGCTCGTAGACCCCCAGCCGCTCGGCCGTGCGGTTGATGGCGGCGCACAGATCGGCCAGCTCGTCGTCGCGGGGCGGGTTGGCCAGCGGGGTGTAGTCGCCCTCGGCCAGGCGGCCGACCTCGCCGCCGAGCCGCGCGGTGGTGCGGCCGATCCGCCGGGCGATCACGCTGACCGCCAGCACCACCGCCGCCAGCGACAGCCCGCCCACCACCAGCGGCGGCGCAACCGCCGCCCACAGCGAACGCCGGTAGTCCGCCTGCGGGAACAGCACGTGCAGCACCTCGTCTGAGGGGCGGCCCGCGCGGGCCGGCATCCGCAGCGCCGCGTGCAGGTACCTCGTGCCGTTGACCTCCGCCACGCGGCGGAGGGTGATCTGTTCGGGCGAGGCCACGAGCGCGTCGACCGGCATGGCGGCGGGCGCCTCGGACAGGCTGGTCGCCCGGGGCCGCCCGTCGGGCGGCGTGAGCACGAACTGGGCGCCGGTGAGGTCGCTCATCTGCCGCAGCACCGTGGGCGTGAGCGGGAAACTCGACCGCGACAGCACATCCGCCACACCCCGCAGGCGGGCAACCGCCCCGTCGCGGGCGGCGGTGTACGCGATCCACGCGTTCGCGCCGCCGATCACCACGACGCTCGCCACCGACGCCGCCAGCACGGGCAGCAGGATCTGGTTTCTCAGGGGCCAACGCATCAATGCGATCTTACCCGCTGCCGGGTGGGGGCGCCGGGGCCTGTCGCGCCCAGCGACCGTGTGTCGCCCCGCGCGACACCTGAGCGGCGTGAGCGGCGTCGCCGCCCCCGTGCGACGCTGACTGGCAGAGTGGAATCGCTCGGGGTTGCCGTGCACCACCTGGAAACGCGGGTTGGAGCGACTAGATTGGGCACGCGGATTGCCCTACTTGTCGCCCTCCCCTTTCCCCCCTTCCGACGGAGCCCGCCTTGCCCCACCTCCCCCCCCGCGACCATCGTTCGGCGTTCACCCTGGTCGAGCTGCTGGTGGTGATCGCCATCATTGGCGTGCTGATCGCGCTGCTGCTGCCGGCCGTGCAGGCCGCCCGCGAGGCCGCCCGCCGCACCCAGTGCGCCAACAACCTCAAGCAGCTGGCGCTCGGCATCCACAACTACGAGAGCTCGTTCAAGCACCTGCCGCCCAGCGCGATCGTCAACCCGCGGGACCTGTCGAGCAACAACAACGGCTCGTGGGGCGTGCACGGGCGGATCCTGGACTACCTGGAGGAGGGCAGCCTGCGTGACCTGGTGGACGTCGAGCTCGCCTGGGACGACCAGCTCGCCATCAACGGCGTCCGCATCGCGGCGTTCCAGTGCCCCAGCGACCAGCGGGCCGGCGAGCCGCGCGACCCGGGCAGCGGCCGGCCGCTGCTGTACTCCACCACCTACGGCTTCAACTTCGGCACGTGGTTCGTCTACGACCCGACCGCCAACCAGGGCGGCGACGGGATCTTCTACCCCAACAGCAACCTCCGCCTGGCCAAGGTGACCGACGGGACCAGCAACACGCTGCTGGCCGCCGAGGTGAAGGCCTGGACCCCGTACCGGCGCAACGGCGGCCCCGCCTCGACGGACATCCCGGCAACGGTGGCCGACGTGGTCGCCGCCGTCGGCTCGGCCGGCCAGTCGAAGCTCGACCCGGCCACCGGGCACACCGAGTGGCCGGACGGCCGCGTGCACCACACCGGCTTCACCGCCGTGATGACCCCCAACACCGAGGTGCCCTTCGAGGACAACGGCGTCACCTACGACGTCGACTACAACTCGTGGCAGGAGGGCAAGAGCTCGGGCGGTTCGTCGCCGCCGACCTACGCGGCCATCACCTCCCGCAGCTACCACCCGGGCGGCGTGCAGACCGCCTTCGTGGACGGCTCGGTGCGGCTGTTCCAAGAGAACGTCGACCTGCTGGTCTGGCGGGCCCACGCCACCCGCGCGGGCGACGAGGTCCTGCCGGACTAGCCTCGCACGGCCGGCGCGCCGCCCGCTGCTCTTCGCTTGAACCCCGTGCCTTCTTGTTCCACGCACGCGTCGCGACAGAGTGGCGGGCGGCGCGCCGGCTTACCTCACTTCGGACCGCTCGCGGCGCCCGGCGCCGGGCGCCAGTCCGGGTGCTTGGGGCCTTGGCCGTAGTAAGGGTGCGCCTCGAGCTCGGCGCCCCGGCCCCCGACGCGGGGGTCGCCGGTGGCTTGGAGCTCGGCAAGTAGTGCGTTGCTGAGCCGCCGCCGCGCATCGGCGTGGCGCGGCTCGTCGGCGACATTATGGAGCTGGTCCGGGTCGGCGGTCAGGTCGTACAGCTCCTCGGCGGGTCGTTTGGCGAACGCCAGCTCGAACAGGCGCTGGTGCGTCGCGTCCTGCCCGCGGTGCTCAACCATGTAGGTCTTGGTCGGCCCGTTGTCCGAGTCCGAGTACCAGTTGCCCGGCACGAACGCCTGCTGGTAGTTCGGCGTGCCGTTGGGCCAGCGGTCCGGGCTGAAGTTGCGGATGTAGAGGTAGTCGTGCGTGCGGATTGCGCGGCAGGGGTACCCGCCGCGGTCGGGCGCCTCCTGCGTGGGCGTGTGGCGTTCTTTGCCGAACAGCACGTGGGGCCTCGGCCGCCATTGGTCCTCGTCCGTCTTCCCGAGCAGCACCGGGGCGATGCTCTGCCCGGTCATCTCTTCCGGGAGCTCGACGCCAGCCAACGCGAGGTATGTCGGCGCCAGGTCCGTCAGGCTGACGAAGTCGCTAGACTCGCGCCCCGCCTGGCCGCCGCCCGCGGGCCAGCTGATCGCCAGCGGCACGCGTGTGCCAGAGTCGTACAGGTTCGCCTTGCAGCGGGGGAACGGCATGCCGTGGTCGCCGGTCATGACCACCACCGTGTTCTCCCACAGGCCGCGTTCTTTGAGCTCCGCGATGGCGGCGCCGACCAGCCGATCGAACCGCTGCACCTCCCAGTAGTAATCGGCCACATCGCTGCGCACCTCGGTGCTGTCCGGGAAGCACGCCGGCAGGTCAATCGCGGACAGGTCCATCCCGCTCTCGGCGCCCGAGCCGGCTTGGTAAGGGCGGTGCGGGTCGGAGCTGCCGAGCCAATAGCAAAACGGGGTGTCGGCGTTGCGCTGCTCGAGGAACTTCTCGAAGCTCTTGTAGCGTCTGCCGGCGACCTCTCTGCCCTGGGGCTCGACCCGCCCCGGTCCGAAAGCCTTGCCCGTGGCGCCGACCTGGTAGCCGGCGCCGCGGAGCAGTTCGGGGTACGTGGTCAGCCGCGCCGGGAAGTCGGACCACAGGTTGGCGCCGCTCCCCAGCCGCCAGTGCCACTGGCCGGTGAGGATCGCGTTGCGCGACGGCGTGCAGCTCGGCGAGCTGACGTAGGCGTGGTGGAACAGCACGCCCTGCCGCGCGATCTCATCGAACGCCGGGGTCCGCACGACCGGGTCGCCGTACGCGCTGGCGTGGGGCCAGCCCCAGTCGTCGGCGATAGCGAACAGGAAGTTTGGACGCTCGTCGGCCCCCGCCGTGGCCGCTGCCAGCAGTGTCCCAATCGATAGCAAGATCGCCTTGTGCATGCCGCTCCTCGGGTCCGCGTTGGTGCTGCCCGCCGCTTGCGTCGGCGACGGCGGCTCCAGCCTACTGGAAAAACGCCCCCGATTCCCGTTGACAGGCGAGTGACCACTGTTACACTTGTGTAATCACTTATCCCCAGCGAGGCTCCCGCGATGCTGATCCGCATCGAAAAAGGCTCGAGCGTCCCGATCTCCAAGCAGCTGGCCGAGCAGATCGCCGCCCAGTGCGCCGCCGGCCGGCTGCAGCCGGGCGACCGCGTGCCGTCGGTCCGCGAGCTGGCCCGCGAGCTGGCCGTCAACCAGAACACCGTGCTCCGCGTCTACGAACGCCTGACCGGCGAGGGCCTGCTGGAGCGGCGGCACGGCCAGGGCACATTCGTCGCGAAGACGGCCGGGAAGAAAGCCGCGGCCGCCCACGAGAAGAGACTTGTCGAAGAGCTCCGCCAGCTCGCCCGCCAGGCGCAGGGCCTGGGGCTCTCTTCTAACGAGTTGCACGGGCTGCTGGCCCAGGCCTGGGAGCAGCTCGGCGCGGAAACCCAGCAGAACGAGGAGGCCCACCACTGAGTGGGATCGGCATGAGCGACTACGCGATCGAGATGCACGCCGTGAGCAAGTGGTTCCGCCGCAACCTGGTGCTGAGCGGCGTGACGCTGAACGTCCAGCGCGGCAAGACCTTCGCCTTCCTGGGCCGCAACGGCGCCGGCAAGACCACCTCCATCCGCCTGATGATGGGCCTCATCAACCGCAACGACGGCGTCGTCCGGGTGCTGGGGCTCGACCCGGCGCAGGACCCGCTGCTCGTCCGCGACCGGGTCGGCTACCTGGCCGAGGACCAGACCATGTACGGCTGGATGCGGGTGGACGAGATCGTACGCTACGTGGCGCCGTTCTACTCCACCTGGGACCACGACCTGGCCCGCATGTACCTGGGTGAATTCGAGCTGCCGCTGCGGACCAAGATCAAGCACCTCTCCAAGGGCCAGACCGTGCGGCTCGGGCTGGTGCTGGCGCTCGCCCACCGGCCTGAGCTGGTGATCCTGGACGACCCGGCGCTCGGCCTGGACCCGATCATGCGCAAGCAGTTTAACCGCGACCTGATCACCCATCTGCAGGGCGAGGGCCGGACCGTGTTCTACAGCTCTCACCTGCTGTACGAGGTGGAGCCGATCGCCGACGAGGTCGCCATCATCGACGCCGGCAAGGTGCTCCGCCAGAGCGGCACCGAGGAGCTGCGGGCCGACGTGAAGCAGCTGGTCACCACGCCCACGGGCGCCGCGATGATCGACTCCGGCCAGGTGCTCGACTCACGACGCGAAGGGGACGAGGTCGCCCTCACCGTGACCGGCACCGCGGCGTGCGAGTCGCTGCTGTCCGAACGGGGCGAGCTCCGCCGCGTGACCGACCTGAACCTCGATGAGATCTTCGAAGCCTACGTCGTGGGGAAGAAAACGAACACCACTGGAAACACAACGCGCGAACCTGAAACAACCACCGCCTAGCGATCTCCCTCCCCCTTTGGGGGATGGCCGGGGGGCGCCCCGAGTAACAGCTTCGCCCCCACCCTAATCCTCCCCCCTCGGCTGAGGGGATCCTTGTCCCAACAACCACCAATCACCCCCATGTCCAGCATCTGGCTCAACCTGTTCTGGAGAGAGTGGCGCGAGCACCAGTGGAAGCTGCTGGCGCTGTGCAGCGTGGTGTTCGCGCTCGTGCTGGCGACCATGCCCGACCGCCTGCAGGACTGGGGCGGCGCCGCGGTGGTGCTGGCGTGGATGCTGAGCGCCCCGTTTGGCCTGTTCATCGGCGC
This genomic interval from Posidoniimonas corsicana contains the following:
- a CDS encoding sulfatase family protein; translated protein: MHKAILLSIGTLLAAATAGADERPNFLFAIADDWGWPHASAYGDPVVRTPAFDEIARQGVLFHHAYVSSPSCTPSRNAILTGQWHWRLGSGANLWSDFPARLTTYPELLRGAGYQVGATGKAFGPGRVEPQGREVAGRRYKSFEKFLEQRNADTPFCYWLGSSDPHRPYQAGSGAESGMDLSAIDLPACFPDSTEVRSDVADYYWEVQRFDRLVGAAIAELKERGLWENTVVVMTGDHGMPFPRCKANLYDSGTRVPLAISWPAGGGQAGRESSDFVSLTDLAPTYLALAGVELPEEMTGQSIAPVLLGKTDEDQWRPRPHVLFGKERHTPTQEAPDRGGYPCRAIRTHDYLYIRNFSPDRWPNGTPNYQQAFVPGNWYSDSDNGPTKTYMVEHRGQDATHQRLFELAFAKRPAEELYDLTADPDQLHNVADEPRHADARRRLSNALLAELQATGDPRVGGRGAELEAHPYYGQGPKHPDWRPAPGAASGPK
- a CDS encoding ABC transporter ATP-binding protein, with translation MSDYAIEMHAVSKWFRRNLVLSGVTLNVQRGKTFAFLGRNGAGKTTSIRLMMGLINRNDGVVRVLGLDPAQDPLLVRDRVGYLAEDQTMYGWMRVDEIVRYVAPFYSTWDHDLARMYLGEFELPLRTKIKHLSKGQTVRLGLVLALAHRPELVILDDPALGLDPIMRKQFNRDLITHLQGEGRTVFYSSHLLYEVEPIADEVAIIDAGKVLRQSGTEELRADVKQLVTTPTGAAMIDSGQVLDSRREGDEVALTVTGTAACESLLSERGELRRVTDLNLDEIFEAYVVGKKTNTTGNTTREPETTTA
- a CDS encoding GntR family transcriptional regulator; this translates as MLIRIEKGSSVPISKQLAEQIAAQCAAGRLQPGDRVPSVRELARELAVNQNTVLRVYERLTGEGLLERRHGQGTFVAKTAGKKAAAAHEKRLVEELRQLARQAQGLGLSSNELHGLLAQAWEQLGAETQQNEEAHH
- a CDS encoding sensor histidine kinase; this encodes MRWPLRNQILLPVLAASVASVVVIGGANAWIAYTAARDGAVARLRGVADVLSRSSFPLTPTVLRQMSDLTGAQFVLTPPDGRPRATSLSEAPAAMPVDALVASPEQITLRRVAEVNGTRYLHAALRMPARAGRPSDEVLHVLFPQADYRRSLWAAVAPPLVVGGLSLAAVVLAVSVIARRIGRTTARLGGEVGRLAEGDYTPLANPPRDDELADLCAAINRTAERLGVYEQQVRGAERAKTLAALGAGLAHEMRNAATGCRMAIDLHAEACGAGADESITVARRQLRLIESQLQRYLKLGADDSEAREERVAPDELVAAALPLVTPAADHAATRFEWTPGVPQVTLVLDREAITQVVINLLQNALEAAAAHAAAGGPAGVVSVESDATDSHWRLRVADSGAGPDADVAAAIFDPFVTSKPEGVGLGLALSQQATRRHGGSLTWRRDADRTCFELSLPLAT
- a CDS encoding DUF1559 domain-containing protein, producing the protein MPHLPPRDHRSAFTLVELLVVIAIIGVLIALLLPAVQAAREAARRTQCANNLKQLALGIHNYESSFKHLPPSAIVNPRDLSSNNNGSWGVHGRILDYLEEGSLRDLVDVELAWDDQLAINGVRIAAFQCPSDQRAGEPRDPGSGRPLLYSTTYGFNFGTWFVYDPTANQGGDGIFYPNSNLRLAKVTDGTSNTLLAAEVKAWTPYRRNGGPASTDIPATVADVVAAVGSAGQSKLDPATGHTEWPDGRVHHTGFTAVMTPNTEVPFEDNGVTYDVDYNSWQEGKSSGGSSPPTYAAITSRSYHPGGVQTAFVDGSVRLFQENVDLLVWRAHATRAGDEVLPD